Within Vannielia litorea, the genomic segment GGGCGCTCCCGCCCGCTCTCCCTGCATGTCTCCGGGGGCAGGGCAGGGCGGCGCGGTGGGCCGATTGCCCAGCCTACCGGGCGGTGCAGGCCAGGAGCCAGCTGTTGGCGTAGTGGCTGCCTGCGACCGTCAGGGTGGTGGTGAAACCTCCATCCTCGGCGATCCGCTCCGCCGGGCGGGGCGGAAGGACGAGGAGATCGACGCTCTCGCGGTCGCGGCGCTGGGCGATGGTGGAGAGCATCTCGCGGCGGGCGACTATGTAGGTGGCGGTGTAGGGCTCGAAATCGGGAGAGTGCATGGCGAGGGTGATGGTGTCGCCGGAGATGGCGAGGTCGTAGGTCTTGCGGTGGTTGGCCGCGATGAAGGCGGTGTCGTCGGTATCGAAGGTGGTGAAGGCCGCGACGGTGCAGGCGTAGGGCGCGGCGAGGGCCGGGGTGGCGGCGAGGGTGAGGAGCCCGGCGAGCGCGCACATCCGCCTCTTGAGGCGTCTTCGCGGGCAGGAGAGGTGCCGCCGTGGGGTTTTCATGCGCGGGCCTTCGCGCGCAGCCATCGGGCGAGGTCGATGTCGTCGAGCTTGCGCTGGGCGAGGGCGATGATCTTGTCGCCGGCTTCCTCGGTGCTCCATGTGATCTGCACGCCGATGAGATCGAGGCAGACGTCCATTGACTGGTGCGCCGTGCGCTTGTTGGCGTCGTTGAAGCAATGACCGCAGGCGATGGCCTGGGCGTAGGCGGCGGCAAGGTCGAAGACATCTTCGATCATGCCATAATATAGGCGGTTGTCGACACGGGCGAGCGCGCCATCGAGCGACTTGTCGAGGGCGCGGCCGGTGAGTTCGCCGGGGTTGAGAACCTTGTCGTGGATGGCCTCGACAAGCTCCGCGTCGAGGAGCAGGTAGGTCATTTGTCTTTCAGGT encodes:
- a CDS encoding type II toxin-antitoxin system death-on-curing family toxin; this translates as MTYLLLDAELVEAIHDKVLNPGELTGRALDKSLDGALARVDNRLYYGMIEDVFDLAAAYAQAIACGHCFNDANKRTAHQSMDVCLDLIGVQITWSTEEAGDKIIALAQRKLDDIDLARWLRAKARA